One part of the Bdellovibrio bacteriovorus genome encodes these proteins:
- a CDS encoding YgjP family zinc-dependent metalloprotease — protein sequence MHRRNFRRSVSIYLYPNKPIKVVAAKSTPQKVIVDFLMAKKDWIEKNFEKFQEIAEKFPDKKIKAYENFPFKGKERKLKVVITLHKKTFVSVTDEHLLLHIPRNDWSANSLIEEHPTALKEIRHFYKREAVDFLSERVKFWAGEMNLHPSQVKFREQKTRWGSCSSRKVINLNWRLIVFTQEIIDYVIVHELAHLQHMNHSSHFWSLVEKYVENYKDIVKTMKESQYLVEFLSET from the coding sequence GTGCATCGACGGAATTTTCGTCGCTCGGTTTCCATTTATCTTTATCCCAATAAACCCATCAAGGTTGTCGCGGCGAAAAGCACGCCCCAGAAGGTCATCGTTGATTTTCTGATGGCGAAAAAAGACTGGATCGAAAAGAACTTTGAAAAGTTCCAGGAAATCGCCGAAAAGTTCCCGGATAAAAAGATCAAAGCCTATGAAAACTTCCCGTTCAAAGGCAAAGAGCGAAAACTAAAAGTCGTCATCACCCTTCACAAAAAAACCTTTGTGTCGGTGACCGATGAACATCTGCTGCTTCACATTCCAAGAAACGACTGGAGTGCCAATTCCCTGATCGAAGAGCATCCGACCGCTTTAAAGGAAATCCGCCACTTCTACAAACGTGAAGCCGTGGATTTTTTAAGTGAGCGTGTGAAGTTTTGGGCGGGTGAAATGAACCTGCATCCTTCACAGGTGAAATTCCGCGAACAAAAGACCCGCTGGGGCAGTTGTTCTTCGCGCAAGGTGATCAATTTGAACTGGCGCCTGATTGTGTTTACCCAGGAAATCATCGACTACGTGATTGTGCATGAGCTTGCGCACTTGCAGCACATGAATCATTCCAGCCACTTCTGGAGTCTGGTCGAAAAGTACGTGGAAAACTATAAAGACATCGTCAAAACAATGAAGGAATCCCAGTATCTGGTGGAATTCCTTTCTGAAACCTAG
- a CDS encoding phosphatase PAP2 family protein, protein MPVQQFGELLSDPKKLIRHILKVTLIALVLAGLALVFVDQQASLYFAEQEVKGLIRAPARILTDIALSEYYFVGALLVWIFCKWIGPRLSFLQTHLDRVDYYRRWALNFFVALLVSGAITHIIKFNVGRQRPHKTPDFDPYVFDHFTTHWHWHSFSSGHSQVIFTVATMLSVAFPRFKWFWIPFAMLICLTRVVVHDHFVSDIIFGACVGYVGTLLALQLMRKKTSNGIY, encoded by the coding sequence ATGCCTGTACAACAATTCGGCGAGCTTCTGAGCGACCCAAAAAAACTGATTCGACATATTCTTAAAGTCACCCTGATCGCCCTGGTCCTGGCTGGTTTGGCCTTGGTGTTCGTGGATCAACAAGCTTCTTTGTATTTTGCTGAACAAGAAGTCAAAGGCCTGATCCGCGCCCCTGCCCGCATCCTGACGGACATCGCTTTATCCGAGTACTATTTCGTGGGTGCTTTGCTGGTGTGGATCTTCTGTAAATGGATCGGCCCCCGTTTAAGCTTCCTGCAAACACATCTGGACCGCGTGGACTACTATCGCCGCTGGGCTTTGAATTTCTTTGTGGCCCTGCTGGTTTCTGGTGCCATCACCCATATCATCAAATTCAACGTCGGCCGTCAGCGTCCGCACAAAACACCGGATTTCGATCCCTACGTCTTTGATCATTTTACGACGCATTGGCACTGGCATTCGTTTTCTTCCGGCCATTCGCAGGTGATCTTCACCGTGGCAACCATGCTGAGCGTGGCATTCCCAAGATTCAAATGGTTCTGGATTCCGTTTGCGATGCTGATTTGCCTGACCCGCGTGGTGGTGCATGACCACTTTGTCAGCGATATTATCTTTGGTGCGTGTGTGGGTTATGTCGGCACTTTGCTGGCCCTGCAACTGATGCGCAAGAAAACCAGCAACGGCATTTACTAG